The following proteins come from a genomic window of Sphingobium cloacae:
- a CDS encoding YihY/virulence factor BrkB family protein codes for MPQPSPLSPESRRHVARQARSRLNRHIDRVRPGSHAFEVMKRVAVGTYSDGFIHAGNLAYLSLVALFPFFIVAAAVASIFGRSQDGLAAVGAFLDNLPRGVSDVIRQPIADVLAARTGPLLWLGALVGLWTVGSLIETIRDILRRAYGTKSTKSFLHYRMTAIGITLASVLAVMFSFSLQVAVTAIDQLIHRLFPFADEAIRILTLTKLVPSAILFISLWSLYWSLTPSLYKDARFPKWPGAAATTLWWYAVTLLLPPTLGLLGSYDRTYGSLAGVMITLIFFFLVGLGVVIGAELNAALAEFPDEEEAPDGKGNGT; via the coding sequence ATGCCGCAGCCTTCCCCCCTTTCCCCTGAATCGCGCCGCCATGTCGCGCGTCAGGCGCGCAGCCGCCTCAACCGCCATATCGATCGCGTCCGCCCCGGCAGCCACGCCTTCGAAGTCATGAAGCGCGTCGCCGTCGGCACCTATAGCGACGGCTTCATCCATGCCGGGAACCTCGCCTATCTCTCGCTGGTGGCGCTCTTCCCCTTCTTCATCGTGGCCGCGGCGGTGGCCAGCATCTTTGGCCGCTCGCAGGACGGGCTGGCGGCGGTGGGCGCCTTCCTCGACAATCTGCCGCGCGGCGTCTCGGACGTGATCCGCCAGCCCATCGCCGACGTGCTCGCCGCCCGCACCGGCCCGCTGCTCTGGCTCGGCGCGCTGGTGGGCCTGTGGACCGTGGGCAGCCTCATCGAAACCATCCGCGACATATTGCGCCGCGCCTATGGCACGAAAAGCACGAAATCCTTCCTGCATTACCGCATGACCGCCATCGGCATCACGCTGGCGAGCGTGCTGGCGGTGATGTTCTCCTTCTCGCTTCAGGTCGCGGTGACGGCCATCGACCAGCTCATCCACCGCCTCTTCCCCTTCGCCGACGAAGCCATCCGCATCCTCACCCTCACCAAGCTGGTGCCCAGCGCCATCCTCTTCATTTCACTCTGGTCGCTTTACTGGTCGCTGACCCCCAGCCTCTACAAGGACGCGCGCTTCCCCAAATGGCCCGGCGCGGCGGCGACGACGCTCTGGTGGTATGCGGTGACGCTGCTGCTGCCGCCCACGCTCGGGCTGCTCGGCAGCTACGACCGCACCTATGGCAGTCTGGCGGGCGTGATGATTACCCTCATTTTTTTCTTCCTCGTCGGGCTTGGCGTGGTAATTGGCGCGGAACTCAACGCGGCGCTCGCCGAATTTCCGGATGAGGAAGAGGCGCCCGACGGCAAAGGGAACGGGACATAA